The Bacteroidota bacterium genomic sequence ATTGACGCTTTGCGTATTGTAGCCAGCGGTGTAAATAAATTACGCAACAAAGACAGATCGTTTATTGTTATTACGCACTACCAACGTTTACTAGATTATATAGTTCCTGACTTTGTGCATGTAATGTATCAAGGAAAAATTGTAAAATCAGGTGGAAAAGAATTAGCGCTAGAGCTGGAGAAAAACGGATACGATTGGGTGAAGGAGTTAGTTTAAAGTTAGAAAGTCAAATTCTCCCCTTGAGAGCTTGTCCGCCTCTGGCGGAGGAGATATAGAGGGGTGTGTAGGGGAAATTGTGCGGTTTTAAATGTTTAATAGATTAACAACTTAATATCACAAATTGTGACATGAAGTTGAATTACTAACAACAAAGAACTTTGAACAAAGAATTAATTTATAATGAACACAACCATAAAAACAAACATACCAACAGCACTTTTAAGCTATCTTGAAAGTACCGCTGCAACACACGCCAATCAATCATTTCGAACCCAAGCGCTTGATAGCTTGTTAAACCAAGGGTTGCCTAACAAAAAAAGTGAAGAATATAAATATTCTCCGGTAGAAAAATTCTTCAAAGAGTTAAACTTTAGTTCAAAAGGAAATTCGCCTAATGCAGACATATTCAAAACCCTTAATTATCCTAAGCTACGAGGAGTCGAAGTTTTTGCAATTAATGGAATTATTGTGGCGTCTAGTCACACTGAGCCTGTCGAAGTGTCTGGGAGTACTATTAAAATCCAATCCCTAAAACAAGCGATGTTAGAAAACAATAAAATCGCAGATACATATCTCGGTCAACTTTCTTCCAAAAACCAAGACCCTTTCATTGCCTTAAACAATGCAGCTTTTGAAGATGGTATATTTATTCATCTGGAAAAGAACGCAATAGTAGAAGAGCCAATTCACATTATCAATTACGTTACCTCCCAAGAAAACTGTTTAATTCAACCGCATCATTTATTTGTATTTGAAGAAAACTCTCAAACCACAATTATTGAAACTACTATAATTAAAGGTAGTAGCGTTGGCTTTGTTTATAATAGTTTGGTGGAAATGCAAGCAGCAGAAAATTCTAAAATAAATTATTATCGCTTGCAGCTGGGATCTAAGTCGGATGATACTAAAAAAGCTGCAGTATTTAACACACAAATAAATCAAGAGAAAAATTCTACCGTAGATACTAATACAATTACCATCAATACTTCTTGGTTACGCAATAATCATAACATTGTTTTAAATGGTACCAATTGTGAAGCACATTTAAACGGTTTGTTTTTAATAAACAACCATCAGCACGTTGATAATCACACCTTGGTTGACCACCAGCAACCGCATTGCCAAAGCAATCAGTTGTACAAAGGAATTTTAAGTGATAAGTCGACCGGAATATTCAATGGAAAAATATTTGTTCGCAAGGATGCACAAAAAACAAATGCATATCAATCAAGCAAAAATATTTTGTTGAGTGACGATGCTACAATCAATGCAAA encodes the following:
- the sufD gene encoding Fe-S cluster assembly protein SufD, with the protein product MNTTIKTNIPTALLSYLESTAATHANQSFRTQALDSLLNQGLPNKKSEEYKYSPVEKFFKELNFSSKGNSPNADIFKTLNYPKLRGVEVFAINGIIVASSHTEPVEVSGSTIKIQSLKQAMLENNKIADTYLGQLSSKNQDPFIALNNAAFEDGIFIHLEKNAIVEEPIHIINYVTSQENCLIQPHHLFVFEENSQTTIIETTIIKGSSVGFVYNSLVEMQAAENSKINYYRLQLGSKSDDTKKAAVFNTQINQEKNSTVDTNTITINTSWLRNNHNIVLNGTNCEAHLNGLFLINNHQHVDNHTLVDHQQPHCQSNQLYKGILSDKSTGIFNGKIFVRKDAQKTNAYQSSKNILLSDDATINAKPQLEIYADDVKCSHGSSTGKIDTDALFYLRARGVGEESARRLLLHAFANDVIETIKNEELQMTIKEIIEKQLYV